The Paenibacillus sp. FSL W8-0426 region CCACAATTTCGCCCCAAGGGTCGATAATGAGGGAATGCCCGAAAAAGGACGTATCCCCTGCATTGCCTACCCGGTTGCACGCAATCACGTACATTTGGTTCTCGATCGCGCGGGCAGTCAGCAGCGTGCGCCAGTGATGCAATCTCGGATGAGGCCACTCGGCAGGCACAATCAATGCTTTTGCTCCATTCAGCGCAAGAGTCCGGGCCAATTCGGGAAAACGAATGTCGTAACAGATGGACGCACCGGCCGTCAGCCCCTCTTCCAATTCAAACAGCTCCGGTTCGGCGCCAGGCTGCAAATATTTTTCTTCATCCATCAGGCGAAACAGATGCAGCTTGTCATATCGAAGGACCTCCTGCCCTTCTTTGTTATAGGCATACATCGCGTTGTAGATGTGGTCGCCCCGTTTCTCGGCAATGGAGCCGCCCACGATCGAAATGCGGTGTTTTTTCGCAAATGCCGACAACCACGCTCTCGACTTTTCTCCTTCCGGATCGGCCAGTTCATGAATTTGCTCCAGGGCGTAGCCCGTATTCCACATCTCGGGCAGCACGGCCAGCTCCAAATCCGGATACTGCTCTACCGCTTGTTCGAGCCGTCTTTGCATATGTTCATGATTCGCTTCCGGGTTCCCCAGTTGGATATTGCCTTGAATCAAAGCCACTCGCATTTCTGCCTGTTGTTGTTCTGTCATGTCAAGCACCCCTCCGACCATAATACTTGTAATCATAGCTTGATTCCCGGAATGCCTGCAACATCCTTTTGAACAAGCCTGGTCATCGCGTCAAGCGCCAAACAGGGCGATTAGACCGACACGTCCAATCCGTTCAGCAGCTCCGGCAGCAGGGTCTGCAGCCTGCAGCTCGTCAGCGCATCTCCCATATTCCAAACACGCTCCTCCAGTTTGTATACTTGCCCGCTTTTCACCGCATGCAGCGCCTTCCATTCATCGCTTTCAAACAAATGCTCCGTCGCCATTCGCGCTGTATCGCTCTCAGGCATCATGACAAAGATGCGGTCGCCGGCATACTGGCTAACCGAATCCGTTGAGATTTCCTTATATGCCCGGCCTGCGGACAAGGCATCCTGCACCTTGCTCACCGGAATAAATCCTTTTGGATGATACAGAAACGGGGCCAGTCCGATGTTGCCCATGACGAACAAACGAGCTCCCCGGTGATGCACCAGCACCGATGCCGTTTCCCCAGGCCGAATCCATGGCTGCACGCTGTCCCACATCTCCTCCGATCTCCGATGGTAAGCGCCCAGCCACGCCTCTGCTTCCGCTCCCATGCCAAACCAGCTGCCCACTCTGCACATACGTTCTTCCAAATCCGCATGGGAGTTGTACATCAGCGTAGGCGCAATGCGGGAAAGACGCTGGTACAGCTGCTCGTTGCTGCTGTCGAACAAAATCAAATCCGGCTGCTTCTGTACGGTCCACTCCAAATCGAGGGGCGTCAAAGCGTCGTGCGATGCGTGGTCAAGGACGGGAATGCCGAGCGCAAGCAGGTCCCCTGCCGACTCTCCGTAAAACAATATGCGCTCGGGGGTCCGGGGAATGTTCAATTCATGCCCTGCCCAATCCTGAACAAGCGTTTGCCGTTGAAGGGATTTGTCATATTGGCGGGGGGCCAAACCGGTGTGCTTACGGAAACGTCTGCTGAAATAATATTCATCCCGAAAACCTACCCGGCTTGCAATATCCCGCAGCGGTTCATCGGACAACGCCAGCCATTCCTTGGCCTGTTCAATGCGTACGTAATTTACGTATTCAAGGGGCTTGCGGCCCGTAATTTGCCTGAACAATGCCGTAAATTGTGCGGGGCGCAGATTGGCAAGCCTGGCCAATTTTTGAACGCTGATATCCTGCGCATAGTGCTCGTCCACGTATTGAATCGTGCCTTGTACCCGGGCTTCCGGGCTTTGTTCCGTTTTGGGCAACGTGTACCGGGTCACGATCAGTTCCATCAATTTATGAAATTGCACGTTCAGCCGGCTATATTCCGCATCCGTCCGATACTGTCGACCCGAATGCAGCAAATCAAGCATGCCGCTGATCTGGGCCGGCGAAAATCCGTTCAGCCGATCCCTCATTTCAAAAAGAGGACGTGTGTACAGTTCGGGATCACCGGTTACCATATGTACAGCATCATAATGGAGCACTATATATTTCAAGGCATTCGGGCGATCATGCTCCAGCTGATAGTTTTCTCCCGGAGCCAAGGGATAGATTTTTCCTGAAACAAACGGATGAGACTCTCGGCCAATATATATGCGGCCTTCTCCCTGCTCGCAGAACAGGAGGGTGTGACGGTCACAGCTCACTTCAAGCATGACTTGACCGGATTGCTCGATGCACCGTTCGATATGACGATATCGAAACAGGAATGCCGCGAAAAATAAAGGAGCGCCGTTTGCATTCATTTTTTGCATTGCCGTTCACCTCATGACTCTTCTAGTGAGAATTGTTATCAACCATTTATTTCTTCTGATTATACGTCAGCACCCGTCATTATTCCAGCATATATGCTCACACAGCTATACATGAAGAGGAACCTGAAGGACTGCGTAAAATTCGCATGTTTCGAAATGAAAAAGAGCCGTCCAACAAAATACGTTGAAGGCCCTCTATTCCAATACAGATTAACACGTCTGTTATTGAAGCATCTGTTTCGGCAGCTCCTTTAAGAGCCACTCTCTGGAAGTGGCATCGCTCGATGCTTTGACGATATCGAAGCGATACACCTTTCCCTCCTTCACAGCGGGCAGGTTGTTCCATACCTCGCTCTTGGTCAAATCTTCCGTCGATTGCTGCGCTTCCTGGCCCACGGCATTAAGAATGAAAATGCGGTCTCCGGCGATTTCCGGCAATTTTTCCTGCGAAATCTCGATAAAACCAAGCCCTTCGTCCAACACCTTCTGAATCTCGGGAGTCGGTTTCATGCCGCCCTCTCCGTAAAGCAGCTGTGGCAATCCGGCACCGGCCATCACGAACAATCGGTTCCCCGGATACATCGTGAATACCGACGCGGTTTCGTCTTCGTTAAGCCCGTGCTCGCGCAGCTGCTTCCACATGTCCTCTGTCGCTTTGGCATGGGCAGCCAGCCAGGTCTCTGCCTCTTGCTTTTTGTTCAACAGATCGCCCAAAAAGCGAATTCTCTCCTCTAACGGCCAGAAGGAATTAAACGTCACGGTCGGGGCAACTTTTGAAATGCGGTCATACTGCGCTGCGTCGTCATTAGAGAAAATGATCAGGTCGGGATTCAGCTCAAGCGACTTTTCAACGCTGATTGGAAAGCCGACGTCCTCCGCTTCAGCCACTTGATCGTCGAACACGGTCCCTTCATTTTTGAGGATACCTACAGGAACAACGCCAAGGACCAACAGATCCCCCGTAACTTCGCCATGGTAAATGACACGCTGCGGATGGGTCGGAACCTCTACCTCATGACCGCTCCAATCTTTAAAAATTCTGGTCTCGCTTGTGTTTTCCGCTTCTGCAGTAGTCTCTTCTTTTCCGGCTGCTTCGGTTGTTGCCTGAGACTCGTTCGACGCGGCCGCCGTTGTTTCTCCTTCGCCTGAACCATTGGAAGACGGATTGCCGCAAGCAACCAGCAGCGCGGATAACGCCGCGATCATCAGTGCTGCGCTCAGTGCGCGAAAGCCTTGTTGTTTCATTTTTCTTTCCCCCCATAAATATGCGCTTCAATCAAATTGATATTGATTATCATTATCGTAAATCATCATAAAATAATGGCATTCTCGAAAGCAATGGACAAACCTGAATGCTGAGCTTTGAATTTTGTGCAAATCCGCTTCGATGCTGTACGGAAAAGAAAGATGATACATTATCCCCTCTATACAGCTCGGGATTGGCGTGATAAATTAAGGGATACGATCCATTCTAAGAACCGGAGTGATGTTGACCATGAGCCAAAAAGAGCAAATACAAGGCCGTTCTGCCTTTCCGATTCCTACAGCCGATATCATGGGACAGCTGCCGACGCAATTTTTCGCTGCCCTTGTGCAAAACGTAAACCGGGAAATCGCCGGCGGGCATGACGTGATCAACCTGGGACAAGGCAATCCGGATACGCCAACCCCTTCCCATATCGTCAAAACGTTGCAGCAATCCGCGGAGAATCCGCTTTATCACAAATACTCCCCTTTCAGCGGCTACGCCTTCCTCAAGGAAGCCATCGCGCAGCGTTATAAGGAAGATTAC contains the following coding sequences:
- a CDS encoding carbon-nitrogen family hydrolase, yielding MTEQQQAEMRVALIQGNIQLGNPEANHEHMQRRLEQAVEQYPDLELAVLPEMWNTGYALEQIHELADPEGEKSRAWLSAFAKKHRISIVGGSIAEKRGDHIYNAMYAYNKEGQEVLRYDKLHLFRLMDEEKYLQPGAEPELFELEEGLTAGASICYDIRFPELARTLALNGAKALIVPAEWPHPRLHHWRTLLTARAIENQMYVIACNRVGNAGDTSFFGHSLIIDPWGEIVAEGGEEEEIVTGLIRPSLVDEVRGRIPVFEDRRPEKYFGN
- a CDS encoding AraC family transcriptional regulator → MQKMNANGAPLFFAAFLFRYRHIERCIEQSGQVMLEVSCDRHTLLFCEQGEGRIYIGRESHPFVSGKIYPLAPGENYQLEHDRPNALKYIVLHYDAVHMVTGDPELYTRPLFEMRDRLNGFSPAQISGMLDLLHSGRQYRTDAEYSRLNVQFHKLMELIVTRYTLPKTEQSPEARVQGTIQYVDEHYAQDISVQKLARLANLRPAQFTALFRQITGRKPLEYVNYVRIEQAKEWLALSDEPLRDIASRVGFRDEYYFSRRFRKHTGLAPRQYDKSLQRQTLVQDWAGHELNIPRTPERILFYGESAGDLLALGIPVLDHASHDALTPLDLEWTVQKQPDLILFDSSNEQLYQRLSRIAPTLMYNSHADLEERMCRVGSWFGMGAEAEAWLGAYHRRSEEMWDSVQPWIRPGETASVLVHHRGARLFVMGNIGLAPFLYHPKGFIPVSKVQDALSAGRAYKEISTDSVSQYAGDRIFVMMPESDTARMATEHLFESDEWKALHAVKSGQVYKLEERVWNMGDALTSCRLQTLLPELLNGLDVSV
- a CDS encoding ABC transporter substrate-binding protein — encoded protein: MKQQGFRALSAALMIAALSALLVACGNPSSNGSGEGETTAAASNESQATTEAAGKEETTAEAENTSETRIFKDWSGHEVEVPTHPQRVIYHGEVTGDLLVLGVVPVGILKNEGTVFDDQVAEAEDVGFPISVEKSLELNPDLIIFSNDDAAQYDRISKVAPTVTFNSFWPLEERIRFLGDLLNKKQEAETWLAAHAKATEDMWKQLREHGLNEDETASVFTMYPGNRLFVMAGAGLPQLLYGEGGMKPTPEIQKVLDEGLGFIEISQEKLPEIAGDRIFILNAVGQEAQQSTEDLTKSEVWNNLPAVKEGKVYRFDIVKASSDATSREWLLKELPKQMLQ